A single window of Sander lucioperca isolate FBNREF2018 chromosome 22, SLUC_FBN_1.2, whole genome shotgun sequence DNA harbors:
- the LOC118494291 gene encoding uncharacterized protein LOC118494291 — MGFGDGGFGGDDQGLSFAGIELQQLLPAHPAPDALETCGEGGGKNSIGGLSGDVDLCVSSVAVKVDTMVKEDCAEGKEWVRDGVKGSSKVEEDEDEWHFKKSSERPQTPYSRPPPLHVTVVAMKDERRVVSWGFDDESGEAKAVLMKENRLVILSDGCSLSKATLFEAFAGRVSLGGAYIMRGYSLRGEGPPFGINITKETQFFRSAPVEVSEELRASAENLLCLASTPTATKDIKSQQGFLTLQGEVVEISAVKKVKVGKDMVPLKIVVLEQRRFWKAANQQGIYEAASQPGIRDAANQLGI, encoded by the exons ATGGGCTTTGGAGATGGTGGTTTCGGAGGTGATGACCAGGGCCTCAGTTTTGCTGGCATTGAGCTTCAGCAACTCCTTCCTGCTCATCCAGCTCCTGATGCCCTGGAGACATGTGGTGAGGGAGGTGGGAAGAACAGTATTGGTGGGTTGAGTGGAGATGTAGACCTGTGTGTCAGCAGCGTAGCAGTGAAAGTGGACACCATGGTGAAGGAGGATTGCGCCGAGGGGAAGGAG TGGGTGAGAGAtggtgtcaaaggcagcagtaaggtcgaggaggatgaggatg AATGGCACTTCAAAAAGTCCTCTGAACGTCCACAGACCCCTTATTCCCGGCCTCCTCCACTCCACGTCACTGTGGTGGCGATGAAGGATGAGAGGCGGGTGGTGTCGTGGGGCTTTGACGATGAGAGTGGGGAGGCCAAGGCTGTGCTAATGAAAGAAAACAGGCTGGTCATCCTCAGCGACGGGTGCAGCTTAAGTAAAGCAACCCTTTTTGAGGCGTTCGCCGGAAGGGTCAGCCTAGGCGGAGCTTATATTATGCGTGGGTACTCCCTGCGCGGCGAGGGCCCACCATTCGGCATAAACATTACCAAAGAGACACAGTTCTTCAGGTCTGCCCCGGTGGAGGTGAGCGAGGAGCTGCGTGCCAGCGCAGAAAATCTTCTGTGCCTCGCCTCAACACCAACGGCCACAAAAGACATAAAGAGTCAGCAGGGGTTCCTCACCTTACAGGGAGAGGTGGTAGAG ATCTCTGCAGTGAAAAAAGTTAAAGTTGGAAAGGACATGGTGCCCTTGAAGATCGTGGTGCTGGAGCAG cggagattctggaaggctgctaaCCAGCAGGGGATCtatgaggctgctagccagccgggaattaGGGATGCTGcgaaccagctggggatctaa